In the genome of Dermacentor andersoni chromosome 3, qqDerAnde1_hic_scaffold, whole genome shotgun sequence, one region contains:
- the LOC129386223 gene encoding uncharacterized protein — translation MEKWDGYWAKNDMTSINYMYCLHAVNNSVDTVPPIERLQEGALKGSALEHLVATRLAFLAFTESPQGSQDQLLPHVDLPPAVLFFVFHCSYSCRRGDSAQLYPRGEDCMVVFRWTSRFTDLIPCGHDTSRQSRAQCRYL, via the exons ATGGAAAAATGGGACGGATACTGGGCCAAAAATGACATGACCAGCATCAACTACATGTACTGTTTGCACGCCGTCAACAACAGC GTGGACACGGTGCCGCCCATAGAGCGGCTGCAGGAAGGCGCACTGAAGGGCAGCGCACTCGAGCACCTGGTGGCCACGCGCCTGGCCTTCCTGGCGTTCACCGAGAGCCCCCAGGGCAGTCAGGATCAGCTGCTGCCGCACGTCGACCTCCCACCCGCGGTGCTGTTCTTCGTGTTCCACTGTTCGTACAGCTGCCGGCGCGGGGACTCCGCGCAGCTGTACCCGCGAGGCGAGGACTGCATGGTGGTGTTCCGGTGGACCTCGCGGTTCACTGACCTCATTCCCTGCGGCCATGACACCAGCCGGCAGAGTCGCGCGCAGTGCCGATATCTGTAG